In the Quercus lobata isolate SW786 chromosome 5, ValleyOak3.0 Primary Assembly, whole genome shotgun sequence genome, one interval contains:
- the LOC115991482 gene encoding pentatricopeptide repeat-containing protein At1g52620 produces the protein MSKTLLSRIKPLHNPKPTSSSSTLPFRHFAKHVQGTIQILKTQDQWEQSLESFFSESDVIVSDFAHFVLDRIHDVELGLKFFDWASKRPYSCSLNGSAYSSLLILLARFKVFSEIELLLERMKLEELKPTCEALSVVIQAYADSGLVDKAVELYYVVGEIHNCVLSVFACNSLLNVLVKHQRNETARQVYNKMLENSCVDNYSTCIMVRSLCRDGKVKEGRELIEDRWGEGCIPNVVFYNTLIDGYCNKGELESANGLFKELKLKGFLPTLETYGVMINGFCKEGDFESIDRLLLEMKERGLKVNTRVYNNIIDARYKHGCSVEVVEIMGRMIESGCEPDIITYNTLINGSCKEGKVEEAYQFLERAMKRGLMLNKFSYSPLIHVYCRQGEYFRALDLLIKMAEGGHKPDLVSYGALIHGLIVAGEVDVALTMREKMLEKGVLPDAGIYNVLISGLCKKGRFPTAKLLFADMLDQNVQPDAFVYATLVDGFIRNGDIQEAKKLFELIIEKGIDPGVVVYNALIKGFCKFGMMKDALSCIIRMRKEHHVPDVFTYTTLIDGYVKQHDLDGALKTFGLMVKQRCKPNVVTYTALINGFCGKGDTNRAEKIFREIPSCGLEPNVVTYTILIGRFCKDCKLAKAASFFELMLISKCTPNDVTFHYLVNGFANIALTAIPKESNELQKVKKSMFLDFFGKMVSDGWVQVTAAYNSIIICLCQYGMVKIALQLCDKMIGKGFLLDSVSFSALLHGICLEGRSKEWKNIISCTLNEHELQTAVKYSLKLNQYLPRGRSSEALLILEALIEDYKSNDQQAKVLVG, from the coding sequence ATGTCTAAAACCCTTCTCTCTCGCATCAAACCCCTTCACAATCCCAAACCAacgtcttcttcttcaaccttgCCATTCAGGCATTTCGCCAAACATGTCCAAGGCACCATTCAAATCCTCAAAACCCAAGACCAGTGGGAGCAGTCCCTTGAAAGCTTCTTTTCTGAATCCGATGTCATTGTTTCAGACTTTGCCCATTTTGTTTTAGATCGAATACATGATGTAGAATTGGGTCTAAAGTTCTTTGATTGGGCCTCAAAGCGGCCGTATAGTTGTTCACTGAATGGTTCTGCTTATTCTTCACTTTTGATACTTTTGGCAAGGTTTAAAGTGTTTTCGGAGATTGAATTGCTGTTGGAGCGAATGAAACTTGAGGAATTAAAGCCAACTTGTGAAGCATTAAGTGTTGTGATTCAAGCTTATGCAGATTCTGGGTTGGTGGATAAGGCTGTTGAATTGTATTATGTGGTGGGTGAAATACATAATTGTGTGCTGAGTGTCTTTGCATGCAATTCATTGCTTAATGTTCTTGTGAAGCATCAGAGAAATGAAACTGCACGCCAAGTGTATAATAAAATGCTTGAGAATTCTTGTGTGGATAATTATAGTACTTGTATTATGGTTAGGAGTTTATGTAGGGATGGGAAGGTCAAGGAAGGCAGGGAGTTGATTGAAGATAGGTGGGGGGAAGGTTGCATACCAAATGTTGTGTTTTATAATACACTCATTGATGGTTATTGCAATAAAGGTGAATTGGAAAGTGCCAATGGACTTTTTAAGGAGTTGAAATTGAAAGGGTTCTTACCTACACTGGAAACATATGGGGTTATGATAAATGGGTTTTGCAAGGAAGGGGACTTTGAATCGATTGACCGACTTTTGTTGGAAATGAAAGAGAGGGGTTTGAAAGTTAATACCCGAGTATATAACAATATAATTGATGCTCGATATAAGCATGGTTGTTCAGTTGAAGTGGTGGAGATAATGGGGAGGATGATTGAGAGTGGTTGTGAGCCAGATATTATAACTTATAATACTCTTATTAATGGCTCATGTAAAGAGGGGAAGGTTGAAGAAGCTTATCAATTTCTAGAGCGGGCAATGAAAAGGGGATTAATGCTGAACAAATTTAGTTATTCTCCTCTTATACATGTTTATTGTAGACAAGGGGAATACTTTAGGGCCTTAGATTTGCTTATTAAGATGGCAGAAGGAGGACATAAGCCTGATTTAGTTTCATATGGCGCTCTCATCCATGGACTTATTGTCGCAGGGGAGGTTGATGTTGCATTGACAATGCGAGAAAAAATGTTGGAAAAGGGAGTATTGCCTGATGCTGGTATTTATAATGTTTTAATAAGTGGACTTTGCAAGAAAGGGAGGTTTCCTACTGCTAAGTTGCTCTTTGCTGATATGCTTGACCAAAATGTACAACCTGATGCTTTTGTTTATGCCACTTTGGTGGATGGGTTCATCAGAAATGGTGACATTCAGGAGGCCAAAAAACTCTTTGAACTCATCATTGAAAAGGGTATAGACCCTGGTGTTGTGGTGTATAATGCCTTGATTAAAGGTTTTTGCAAATTTGGAATGATGAAAGATGCACTTTCTTGCATCATTAGAATGAGGAAAGAGCATCATGTTCCAGATGTATTTACTTATACCACCCTTATTGATGGGTATGTAAAGCAGCATGACTTGGATGGTGCTCTAAAGACGTTTGGGCTAATGGTGAAGCAGAGATGCAAGCCAAATGTGGTCACATACACTGCCCTCATAAATGGGTTTTGTGGCAAGGGAGATACTAATAGAGCTGAAAAAATTTTCAGAGAGATTCCATCTTGTGGATTGGAGCCTAATGTTGTCACATACACTATACTTATTGGGAGGTTTTGTAAAGATTGTAAACTTGCAAAAGCTGCCTCCTTTTTTGAATTGATGCTGATAAGCAAGTGCACTCCTAATGATGTTACCTTTCATTATCTTGTAAATGGGTTTGCAAATATTGCATTGACTGCAATTCCCAAGGAAAGCAATGAGCTTCAGAAGGTCAAGAAGTctatgtttttggatttttttggaaAGATGGTATCAGATGGATGGGTTCAAGTAACTGCAGCATATAATTCTATTATCATCTGCCTTTGCCAATATGGAATGGTTAAAATTGCTTTACAGTTGTGTGATAAGATGATCGGTAAGGGTTTCCTTCTAGattctgtttctttttctgcCTTGCTACATGGCATTTGCTTGGAAGGAAGATCAAAGGAATGGAAAAACATTATCTCCTGTACTTTGAATGAACATGAGCTCCAAACTGCCGTCAAATACTCACTGAAATTAAACCAATATCTTCCTCGAGGAAGGTCTTCTGAGGCTTTACTTATTTTAGAAGCCTTGATTGAAGACTACAAGTCTAATGATCAACAAGCCAAAGTCTTAGTGGGGtag